Proteins from a single region of Hypomesus transpacificus isolate Combined female chromosome 9, fHypTra1, whole genome shotgun sequence:
- the rabif gene encoding guanine nucleotide exchange factor MSS4, with the protein MDNSVKSSSSEGSIVDRSALVSDDGKNKKSVLCQRCGSKVLCSGMATFTEKELFLPSMRKKTTISQSEGSVDGDTLTTHWLVDDMYTFENVGFTKDVGRIKYLICADCEIGPIGWHCLDDKKSFYVALDRVDHA; encoded by the exons ATGGACAACAGTGTAAAGAGTTCCTCATCCGAAGGATCCATTGTTGACCGATCTGCACTGGTGTCAGACGATGGGAAGAATAAAAAGTCAGTTTTATGCCAACGTTGTGGATCCAAGGTTCTCTGTTCAGGAATGGCTACTTTTACAGAGAAGGAG CTCTTCCTGCCTTCTATGCGAAAAAAGACCaccatcagccaatcagagggctCTGTGGATGGGGACACGCTGACCACGCATTGGTTAGTCGACGACATGTACACCTTTGAGAACGTTGGCTTTACCAAGGACGTGGGGCGAATCAAGTATCTCATTTGTGCAGACTGTGAGATTGGACCCATAGGTTGGCATTGCTTGGATGACAAAAAGAGCTTTTACGTTGCACTGGATAGGGTCGACCATGCCTAA
- the adipor1a gene encoding adiponectin receptor protein 1a — MSGRNGSASDADCRISEDCRVPDVELMELGPLLEEGGRQSGNKGMLSEGASVLADDEEEDDEVGEVLTLPLQAHHAMEKMEEFVHKVWEGRWRVIPFHVLPEWLKDNDYLLHGHRPPMPSFRACFGSIFRIHTETGNIWTHLLGLILFICLGTLTMLRPNMYFMAPLQEKVVFGMFFLGAVLCLSFSWLFHTVYCHSEKVSRTFSKLDYSGIALLIMGSFVPWLYYSFYCSPQPRLIYLTIVCVLGIAAIIVAQWDRFSTPRHRPTRAGVFMGLGLSGIVPTMHFTIEEGFVKATTVGQMGWFYLMGAMYITGAGLYAARIPERYFPGKCDIWFHSHQIFHVLVVAAAFIHFYGVSNLQEFRYGLEGGCTDDTLL; from the exons ATGTCAGGCCGAAACGGTTCTGCAAGTGATGCAGACTGTCGGATTTCTGAGGACTGCCGCGTCCCAGACGTGGAACTGATGGAGTTGGGACCTCTgctagaggagggggggcggcaGTCTGGCAACAAAGGCATGCTGTCAGAG GGAGCCTCTGTGCTTGCtgatgacgaggaggaggatgatgaggtgGGAGAGGTCCTGACATTGCCCCTTCAGGCTCACCATGCCATGGAAAAGATGGAGGAATTTGTACACAAA GTGTGGGAGGGGCGCTGGAGGGTCATTCCTTTTCATGTCCTGCCGGAGTGGCTGAAGGACAATGACTACCTCCTCCATGGACACCGACCCCCCATGCCCTCCTTCCGGGCATGCTTTGGAAGCATCTTCAGGATTCATACAGAGACTGGAAATATCTGGACTCATCTTCTAG GGCTGATCTTGTTTATTTGTCTGGGTACGCTCACCATGCTACGGCCCAACATGTACTTCATGGCCCCCCTGCAGGAGAAGGTGGTTTTTGGGATGTTTTTCCTGGGGGCAGTGCTCTGTCTCAGCTTCTCCTGGCTTTTTCACACCGTCTACTGCCATTCCGAGAAAGTGTCTCGCACCTTCTCTAA GCTTGACTACTCAGGCATTGCCCTTCTGATCATGGGCTCCTTTGTGCCCTGGCTCTACTATTCCTTCTACTGTTCCCCTCAACCACGACTCATCTACCTCACCATTGTCTGTGTGTTGGGCATTGCTGCCATCATTGTGGCTCAGTGGGACCGCTTCTCAACCCCCCGGCACAGGCCCACACGAGCAG GAGTGTTTATGGGTCTTGGATTGAGTGGCATTGTCCCTACCATGCACTTTACCATTGAGGAGGGCTTTGTAAAAGCCACCACAGTTGGCCAGATGGGCTGGTTCTATTTGATGGGGGCCATGTACATTACTGGGGCTGGACTGTATGCTGCCAGGATTCCTGAACGTTACTTCCCTGGCAAGTGTGACATCTGG tTCCATTCCCATCAGATTTTTCATGTGTTGGTGGTGGCGGCCGCCTTCATTCACTTTTATGGAGTCTCCAACCTCCAAGAGTTCCGATATGGCCTGGAGGGAGGCTGCACAGATGATACCCTCCTCTGA
- the LOC124471537 gene encoding aminopeptidase B isoform X1, producing the protein MDSSLKLHSDLAEDVATSSSFRQFKIQHFHLDLNVDFERKTLRGTETLNLKCLKGSQTELLLDIHPSLSLQEVSYGLSKDESDLDKAEFFTQGFTTYGTTLVVKFPTPFKNEDEFRLVIKYMATDGPGVCWLVPEQTAGKTKPYVFTQGQAVLNRSFFPCFDTPAVKSTYSASVQVPNGFTAVMSASKWEHRKADNTFLFTMEQPIPSYLVALAVGDLVSAEVGPRTRVWTEPCMLQAAKQEFDGVIEEFLAVGEKLFGPYVWGRYDVLFMPPSFPFGGMENPCLTFVTPCLLAGDRSLADVIVHEICHSWFGNLVTNANWGDFWLNEGFTMYAQRRVCKELYGEAYTCLEAATGRALLRQHMDNTGEDHPLNKLRVIIKPGVDPDDTYNETPYEKGFSFVSYLAYLVGDQMLFDGFLKAYVNKFKFRSIMAEDALEFFLEFFSDLKKKGVHNIEGLEFDSWLNVPGWPPYVPDLSAGQSLMKPAEELAELWRAEVLDLAGIGKTNIQSWKTYQSVYFLEKILEKSPLPRGNMEHLEEQYPHIVKSNNAELRLRWAQIVAKNMYQPGYKHVRSFLSSQGKQKYTLPVYRALWNGSEETKSLATEIFSATSHQLHVNVRNYVKKIIT; encoded by the exons ATGGATTCTTCTCTCAAGCTGCACTCTGATTTGGCTGAGGATGTGGCTACGTCCTCGAGCTTTCGTCAGTTCAAAATCCAACACTTTCACTTAGATCTGAATGTCGATTTCGAGAGGAAAACTCTGAGAGGTACCGAAACCTTGAATCTAAAATGCTTGAAAGGTTCCCAGACTGAACTGCTACTGGACATCCACCCATCACTGTCTCTGCAAGAGGTGTCTTACGGGCTGAGCAAAGACGAGTCAGATTTAGATAAAGCTGAATTTTTCACGCAAGGCTTTACTACTTATGGCACTACGCTTGTCGTAAAGTTCCCCACACCTTTTAAAAACGAAGATGAATTTCGACTTGTGATCAAGTACATGGCAACTGATGGACCTGGG GTTTGCTGGCTGGTTCCAGAGCAGACAGCAGGGAAGACCAAGCCTTATGTGTTCACCCAAGGCCAAGCAGTACTCAATCGCTCCTTCTTTCCCTGCTTTGACACCCCAGCGGTCAAGAGCACCTACTCTGCATCAGTACAG gtCCCCAATGGCTTCACTGCAGTGATGAGTGCAAGCAAATGGGAGCACAGGAAGGCAGACAACACCTTTCTGTTCACTATGGAGCAGCCTATCCCCTCCTATCTGGTGGCTCTCGCTGTGGGTGACCTGGTGTCTGCTGAGGTTGGACCAAG GACCAGAGTATGGACAGAACCATGCATGCTGCAGGCAGCAAAGCAGGAGTTTGATGGTGTAATCGAGGAGTTCTTGGCAGTTGGAGAAAAACTATTTGGACCTTATGTCTGGGGGCG GTATGATGTCCTATTCATGCCTCCATCATTCCCTTTTGGAGGAATGGAGAACCCCTGCTTGACCTTCGTAACTCCCTGCCTGCTTGCAGGCGACCGCTCACTTGCTGATGTCATTGTGCACGAGATCTGCCATAGCTGGTTTGGTAACTTGGTGACCAACGCAAACTGGGGCGACTTCTGGCTCAATGAGGGCTTCACCATGTATGCCCAGCGCAGAGTGTGCAAGGAGCTGTATG GGGAGGCCTACACATGTCTGGAGGCAGCAACAGGGAGAGCCTTACTCAGGCAACATATGGACAACACTGGAGAAGATCACCCCCTCAATAAACTGCGTGTGATTATCAAACCAG GTGTTGATCCTGATGACACTTACAACGAGACACCCTATGAAAAGGGTTTCTCTTTTGTCTCCTATCTGGCCTACTTGGTTGGAGACCAGATGCTATTTGATGGATTCCTTAAG GCCTATGTTAACAAGTTCAAGTTTCGCAGTATAATGGCAGAAGATGCGCTTGAGTTTTTCTTGGAGTTTTTCTCTGACCTCAAAAAGAAGGGAGTCCACAACATTGAGG GTCTTGAGTTTGACAGTTGGCTCAATGTGCCCGGTTGGCCCCCATACGTTCCCGACCTGTCTGCCGGTCAGAGCTTGATGAAGCCTGCAGAAGAGTTGGCAGAGCTGTGGAGAGCTGAAGTCCTGGATCTAGCTGGCATTGGCAAAACAAACATCCAGTCCTGGAAGACCTACCAGAGTGTTTACTTCCTAGAGAAGATCTTGGAGAAGTCCCCACTGCCAAGAG GTAATATGGAGCATTTGGAAGAGCAGTACCCTCACATTGTGAAGTCAAACAATGCTGAGCTACGACTGCGCTGGGCCCAGATTGTTGCAAAAAATATGTATCAGCCAGGATATAAACATGTACGCAGCTTCCTCAGCAGCCAG GGAAAGCAGAAGTACACTCTTCCTGTATATCGTGCTCTTTGGAATGGATCAGAGGAGACTAAATCTCTGGCTACCGAGATATTCAGTGCTACCTCTCATCAGCTTCATGTTAATGTCCGCAATTATGTGAAGAAGATTATCACCTAA
- the LOC124471604 gene encoding NADH-cytochrome b5 reductase 3, translating into MKYALTTTVVVSVGVVVISTVGIICYLSKKKKPILTLQDPSIKYKLRLIDKEVINHDTRRFRFALPSEEHILGLPVGKHIYLSAHIDGKLIVRPYTPVSSDDDKGYVDLVVKIYFRNVHPKFPEGGKMSQYLESLDLGDVVDFRGPGGLLEYKGQGQFAIQPEKKSPAETKTARSVGLIAGGTGITPMLQLVRAILKDPSDQTSCSLLFANQTEKDILLRDELEELKARHPDRFRLWFTVDRAPEGWEYSEGFINADMIQKQLPIPADDSLILMCGPPPMIQFACNPNLDKLGYRNSQRFAY; encoded by the exons ATGAAATACGCCTTG ACCACAACAGTGGTTGTGTCTGTTGGAGTAGTTGTGATTTCTACTGTGGGCATCATCTGTTACCTGAGCAAGAAGAAAAAACCTATTCTGACTCTCCAGGACCCTTCTATTAAATACAAGCTGAGGCTCATTGATAAGGAG GTAATTAATCATGATACTCGCAGGTTTCGATTTGCTCTGCCCTCAGAAGAGCATATTCTAGGCTTACCTGTAG GAAAGCATATTTATCTCTCCGCCCATATTGACGGCAAATTAATTGTGCGGCCATACACCCCTGTTTCCAGTGATGATGACAAAGGTTATGTGGACTTGGTTGTAAAG ATTTATTTCAGGAATGTCCACCCTAAGTTCCCTGAAGGGGGCAAGATGTCCCAGTATCTGGAGAGTCTTGATTTAGGAGATGTTGTGGACTTCCGAGGGCCAGGAGGGCTTCTTGAATACAAAGGACAAG GGCAGTTTGCTATTCAGCCTGAAAAGAAGTCCCCGGCTGAGACCAAAACTGCACGTTCTGTTGGCCTGATAGCAGGAGGAACAG GCATCACCCCAATGCTACAACTCGTGCGTGCTATCCTAAAGGACCCCAGTGACCAGACCTCTTGCAGCCTGCTTTTTGCCAACCAG ACTGAGAAGGACATCCTGCTAAGGgatgagctggaggagctgaaggcCAGGCATCCAGATCGTTTTAGGTTGTGGTTTACTGTTGACAGAGCACCTGAGG GCTGGGAGTACAGTGAGGGTTTCATCAATGCAGACATGATCCAGAAGCAACTGCCTATCCCTGCTGATGACAGCCTGATCCTCATGTGTGGTCCACCACCCATGATCCAGTTTGCATGTAACCCAAATCTGGACAAGTTGGGATACCGGAACAGTCAGCGCTTTGCCTACTAG
- the inavab gene encoding innate immunity activator b isoform X1: MEGKEEISDTDSGIILHSSPDSPTTVMKDVLTHTRAMKLKHQSLEDRLELCLVELKKLCIREAELTGRLSEDYPFLPGEKPPQIRRRIGAAFKLDKQSIPQGAGDSELNSVESELALQLQIHEASRRLCQEEHLGKAVKRSRVQQCKREEKKVKELQETAFQLRLQHGRTSPCPGCINTQRDQGTSDNGSLSDSVVLDEEEVTIQSSQPCLEPPYQGPAESYQQPLGFSQPPRHTPYQSPSVLSLPPLQSPHQPSLLSLEELSLSFSIDHEAPPIQHSPWSESSLDQPYQKSKKSRSGSSKSSSPAVTPVLPSVEACLGDLGLPVKVSNLRLCHPQSSSAPSTPEMQLRRQLSLRFPSTEPSFGTERSRDRTRGPRRRLTDYMVPSLEPPLPRMNYGNPMYHSGSEDSSSEHSAPSYAGSLCQEVPCQPTYQHLHSSPNNTQTPVPYSDPGFYQNSKNQSSPSIHREYYEDGIFYPHDIVMGRGYYGQPAQSPSTRYEHWYEGPPVYPPQALRPLPHHVRLSRAPSLREYSHHLSRGLPRQVVNDELKSWHQRNQFREPRPRSLDRQGAIRVKNIPDLESPLTQHHMFQEQVPQRRVLQRAPDGTQVQWFVEVDSEIVSQV, translated from the exons ATGGAGGGCAAAGAGGAGATCAGTGATACTGACAGTGGGATCATCCTTCACTCTA GCCCAGACAGTCCAACTACGGTTATGAAAGACGTGTTAACTCATACAAGGGCTATGAAGCTGAAGCACCAATCACTTGAGGACAGACTAGAGCTGTGCCTGGTGGAACTGAAGAAACTCTGCATTCGAGAGGCT GAGCTAACTGGGCGGTTGTCAGAAGATTACCCTTTTCTACCCGGGGAGAAGCCTCCACAGATCCGCAGGCGTATTGGAGCAGCCTTCAAACTAGACAAACAGAGCATCCCTCAGGGAGCCGGG GACTCAGAACTAAACTCTGTGGAGTCGGAACTGGCCCTGCAGCTGCAGATACATGAAGCGTCTCGCAGGCTGTGCCAAGAGGAGCATCTTGGTAAGGCTGTGAAGAGGAGCCGGGTACAGCAGTGCAAGCGGGAGGAGAAGAAAGTCAAGGAACTGCAGGAGACGGCCTTTCAGCTCCGCCTGCAGCACGGCCGGACATCTCCTTGCCCCGGCTGTATCAACACACAGAGAG ATCAAGGTACTTCAGATAACGGCTCTCTGTCTGATTCTGTGGTGCTTGATGAAG AAGAGGTTACCATTCAGTCATCCCAACCGTGCCTGGAGCCACCCTACCAAGGACCAGCAGAGAGTTACCAGCAACCTTTAGGGTTTTCTCAACCCCCTCGCCACACCCCCTACCAGTCCCCCTCTGTCTTGTCACTGCCTCCTCTGCAAAGCCCCCACCAGCCTTCCCTTCTATCCCTGGAGGAGCTGTCGCTCAGCTTTAGCATTGATCATGAAGCCCCTCCCATTCAGCACTCCCCCTGGAGTGAGTCCAGCCTGGACCAACCCTACCAGAAGTCTAAAAAGTCACGCTCTGGGAGCAGCAAGTCCAG CAGTCCAGCTGTGACCCCTGTATTACCTTCAGTGGAGGCATGCCTTGGAGACTTGGGCCTGCCAGTCAAGGTGTCTAACCTGAGACTATGCCACCCCCAGTCCAGCAGCGCCCCTTCCACCCCAGAAATGCAGCTGCGTCGTCAGCTCTCTCTCAG GTTTCCCAGCACGGAACCTTCTTTTGGCACTGAGAGGAGTCGAGATCGTACCAGGGGTCCAAGGAGACGACTTACGGATTATATGGTGCCGTCATTGGAGCCCCCTCTACCGAGGATGAACTATGGGAACCCCATGTACCACTCCGGCTCTGAGGACAGCAGCTCTGAACACTCAGCTCCATCGTATGCTGGTTCCCTGTGTCAGGAGGTGCCGTGTCAGCCTACATATCAACACCTGCACTCCAGCCCTAACAACACTCAGACACCAGTACCCTACTCAGACCCTGGATTCTACCAAAACTCCAAGAACCAGTCCAGTCCCAGCATCCACAGAGAGTACTACGAGGATGGGATATTCTATCCTCATGATATAGTGATGGGAAGGGGCTATTACGGCCAGCCAGCCCAATCTCCCTCCACCAGATATGAGCACTGGTACGAAGGGCCTCCTGTATATCCCCCCCAGGCACTCAGGCCTCTGCCCCACCATGTCAGACTATCCCGTGCCCCCTCCCTACGAGAATATTCTCACCATCTTTCCAGGGGCCTCCCAAGACAAGTGGTGAATGATGAGTTAAAGTCATGGCACCAGCGCAACCAGTTCAGAGAGCCCAGGCCCCGTTCTCTGGACAGACAGGGAGCAATCAGAGTGAAGAACATACCAGATCTTGAGTCACCCCTCACCCAGCACCACATGTTCCAGGAGCAG GTGCCTCAGCGACGGGTCCTTCAGAGGGCCCCTGATGGGACCCAAGTGCAGTGGTTTGTGGAAGTCGACTCTGAGATTGTCAGTCAGGTCTAA
- the inavab gene encoding innate immunity activator b isoform X2 — MEGKEEISDTDSGIILHSSPDSPTTVMKDVLTHTRAMKLKHQSLEDRLELCLVELKKLCIREAELTGRLSEDYPFLPGEKPPQIRRRIGAAFKLDKQSIPQGAGDSELNSVESELALQLQIHEASRRLCQEEHLGKAVKRSRVQQCKREEKKVKELQETAFQLRLQHGRTSPCPGCINTQRDQGTSDNGSLSDSVVLDEEVTIQSSQPCLEPPYQGPAESYQQPLGFSQPPRHTPYQSPSVLSLPPLQSPHQPSLLSLEELSLSFSIDHEAPPIQHSPWSESSLDQPYQKSKKSRSGSSKSSSPAVTPVLPSVEACLGDLGLPVKVSNLRLCHPQSSSAPSTPEMQLRRQLSLRFPSTEPSFGTERSRDRTRGPRRRLTDYMVPSLEPPLPRMNYGNPMYHSGSEDSSSEHSAPSYAGSLCQEVPCQPTYQHLHSSPNNTQTPVPYSDPGFYQNSKNQSSPSIHREYYEDGIFYPHDIVMGRGYYGQPAQSPSTRYEHWYEGPPVYPPQALRPLPHHVRLSRAPSLREYSHHLSRGLPRQVVNDELKSWHQRNQFREPRPRSLDRQGAIRVKNIPDLESPLTQHHMFQEQVPQRRVLQRAPDGTQVQWFVEVDSEIVSQV, encoded by the exons ATGGAGGGCAAAGAGGAGATCAGTGATACTGACAGTGGGATCATCCTTCACTCTA GCCCAGACAGTCCAACTACGGTTATGAAAGACGTGTTAACTCATACAAGGGCTATGAAGCTGAAGCACCAATCACTTGAGGACAGACTAGAGCTGTGCCTGGTGGAACTGAAGAAACTCTGCATTCGAGAGGCT GAGCTAACTGGGCGGTTGTCAGAAGATTACCCTTTTCTACCCGGGGAGAAGCCTCCACAGATCCGCAGGCGTATTGGAGCAGCCTTCAAACTAGACAAACAGAGCATCCCTCAGGGAGCCGGG GACTCAGAACTAAACTCTGTGGAGTCGGAACTGGCCCTGCAGCTGCAGATACATGAAGCGTCTCGCAGGCTGTGCCAAGAGGAGCATCTTGGTAAGGCTGTGAAGAGGAGCCGGGTACAGCAGTGCAAGCGGGAGGAGAAGAAAGTCAAGGAACTGCAGGAGACGGCCTTTCAGCTCCGCCTGCAGCACGGCCGGACATCTCCTTGCCCCGGCTGTATCAACACACAGAGAG ATCAAGGTACTTCAGATAACGGCTCTCTGTCTGATTCTGTGGTGCTTGATGAAG AGGTTACCATTCAGTCATCCCAACCGTGCCTGGAGCCACCCTACCAAGGACCAGCAGAGAGTTACCAGCAACCTTTAGGGTTTTCTCAACCCCCTCGCCACACCCCCTACCAGTCCCCCTCTGTCTTGTCACTGCCTCCTCTGCAAAGCCCCCACCAGCCTTCCCTTCTATCCCTGGAGGAGCTGTCGCTCAGCTTTAGCATTGATCATGAAGCCCCTCCCATTCAGCACTCCCCCTGGAGTGAGTCCAGCCTGGACCAACCCTACCAGAAGTCTAAAAAGTCACGCTCTGGGAGCAGCAAGTCCAG CAGTCCAGCTGTGACCCCTGTATTACCTTCAGTGGAGGCATGCCTTGGAGACTTGGGCCTGCCAGTCAAGGTGTCTAACCTGAGACTATGCCACCCCCAGTCCAGCAGCGCCCCTTCCACCCCAGAAATGCAGCTGCGTCGTCAGCTCTCTCTCAG GTTTCCCAGCACGGAACCTTCTTTTGGCACTGAGAGGAGTCGAGATCGTACCAGGGGTCCAAGGAGACGACTTACGGATTATATGGTGCCGTCATTGGAGCCCCCTCTACCGAGGATGAACTATGGGAACCCCATGTACCACTCCGGCTCTGAGGACAGCAGCTCTGAACACTCAGCTCCATCGTATGCTGGTTCCCTGTGTCAGGAGGTGCCGTGTCAGCCTACATATCAACACCTGCACTCCAGCCCTAACAACACTCAGACACCAGTACCCTACTCAGACCCTGGATTCTACCAAAACTCCAAGAACCAGTCCAGTCCCAGCATCCACAGAGAGTACTACGAGGATGGGATATTCTATCCTCATGATATAGTGATGGGAAGGGGCTATTACGGCCAGCCAGCCCAATCTCCCTCCACCAGATATGAGCACTGGTACGAAGGGCCTCCTGTATATCCCCCCCAGGCACTCAGGCCTCTGCCCCACCATGTCAGACTATCCCGTGCCCCCTCCCTACGAGAATATTCTCACCATCTTTCCAGGGGCCTCCCAAGACAAGTGGTGAATGATGAGTTAAAGTCATGGCACCAGCGCAACCAGTTCAGAGAGCCCAGGCCCCGTTCTCTGGACAGACAGGGAGCAATCAGAGTGAAGAACATACCAGATCTTGAGTCACCCCTCACCCAGCACCACATGTTCCAGGAGCAG GTGCCTCAGCGACGGGTCCTTCAGAGGGCCCCTGATGGGACCCAAGTGCAGTGGTTTGTGGAAGTCGACTCTGAGATTGTCAGTCAGGTCTAA
- the LOC124471537 gene encoding aminopeptidase B isoform X2 has product MDSSLKLHSDLAEDVATSSSFRQFKIQHFHLDLNVDFERKTLRGTETLNLKCLKGSQTELLLDIHPSLSLQEVSYGLSKDESDLDKAEFFTQGFTTYGTTLVVKFPTPFKNEDEFRLVIKYMATDGPGMSWLDPAQTGEKKGPFLYTSGFPVLNRSFFPGFHTPMTKSPYSAAVKVPNGFTAVMSASKWEHRKADNTFLFTMEQPIPSYLVALAVGDLVSAEVGPRTRVWTEPCMLQAAKQEFDGVIEEFLAVGEKLFGPYVWGRYDVLFMPPSFPFGGMENPCLTFVTPCLLAGDRSLADVIVHEICHSWFGNLVTNANWGDFWLNEGFTMYAQRRVCKELYGEAYTCLEAATGRALLRQHMDNTGEDHPLNKLRVIIKPGVDPDDTYNETPYEKGFSFVSYLAYLVGDQMLFDGFLKAYVNKFKFRSIMAEDALEFFLEFFSDLKKKGVHNIEGLEFDSWLNVPGWPPYVPDLSAGQSLMKPAEELAELWRAEVLDLAGIGKTNIQSWKTYQSVYFLEKILEKSPLPRGNMEHLEEQYPHIVKSNNAELRLRWAQIVAKNMYQPGYKHVRSFLSSQGKQKYTLPVYRALWNGSEETKSLATEIFSATSHQLHVNVRNYVKKIIT; this is encoded by the exons ATGGATTCTTCTCTCAAGCTGCACTCTGATTTGGCTGAGGATGTGGCTACGTCCTCGAGCTTTCGTCAGTTCAAAATCCAACACTTTCACTTAGATCTGAATGTCGATTTCGAGAGGAAAACTCTGAGAGGTACCGAAACCTTGAATCTAAAATGCTTGAAAGGTTCCCAGACTGAACTGCTACTGGACATCCACCCATCACTGTCTCTGCAAGAGGTGTCTTACGGGCTGAGCAAAGACGAGTCAGATTTAGATAAAGCTGAATTTTTCACGCAAGGCTTTACTACTTATGGCACTACGCTTGTCGTAAAGTTCCCCACACCTTTTAAAAACGAAGATGAATTTCGACTTGTGATCAAGTACATGGCAACTGATGGACCTGGG ATGTCATGGCTGGACCCTGCACAGACTGGTGAGAAGAAAGGACCTTTCCTGTACACCTCTGGTTTTCCTGTGTTGAACAGGAGTTTCTTCCCTGGCTTCCACACACCCATGACTAAAAGCCCCTATTCAGCTGCTGTAAAG gtCCCCAATGGCTTCACTGCAGTGATGAGTGCAAGCAAATGGGAGCACAGGAAGGCAGACAACACCTTTCTGTTCACTATGGAGCAGCCTATCCCCTCCTATCTGGTGGCTCTCGCTGTGGGTGACCTGGTGTCTGCTGAGGTTGGACCAAG GACCAGAGTATGGACAGAACCATGCATGCTGCAGGCAGCAAAGCAGGAGTTTGATGGTGTAATCGAGGAGTTCTTGGCAGTTGGAGAAAAACTATTTGGACCTTATGTCTGGGGGCG GTATGATGTCCTATTCATGCCTCCATCATTCCCTTTTGGAGGAATGGAGAACCCCTGCTTGACCTTCGTAACTCCCTGCCTGCTTGCAGGCGACCGCTCACTTGCTGATGTCATTGTGCACGAGATCTGCCATAGCTGGTTTGGTAACTTGGTGACCAACGCAAACTGGGGCGACTTCTGGCTCAATGAGGGCTTCACCATGTATGCCCAGCGCAGAGTGTGCAAGGAGCTGTATG GGGAGGCCTACACATGTCTGGAGGCAGCAACAGGGAGAGCCTTACTCAGGCAACATATGGACAACACTGGAGAAGATCACCCCCTCAATAAACTGCGTGTGATTATCAAACCAG GTGTTGATCCTGATGACACTTACAACGAGACACCCTATGAAAAGGGTTTCTCTTTTGTCTCCTATCTGGCCTACTTGGTTGGAGACCAGATGCTATTTGATGGATTCCTTAAG GCCTATGTTAACAAGTTCAAGTTTCGCAGTATAATGGCAGAAGATGCGCTTGAGTTTTTCTTGGAGTTTTTCTCTGACCTCAAAAAGAAGGGAGTCCACAACATTGAGG GTCTTGAGTTTGACAGTTGGCTCAATGTGCCCGGTTGGCCCCCATACGTTCCCGACCTGTCTGCCGGTCAGAGCTTGATGAAGCCTGCAGAAGAGTTGGCAGAGCTGTGGAGAGCTGAAGTCCTGGATCTAGCTGGCATTGGCAAAACAAACATCCAGTCCTGGAAGACCTACCAGAGTGTTTACTTCCTAGAGAAGATCTTGGAGAAGTCCCCACTGCCAAGAG GTAATATGGAGCATTTGGAAGAGCAGTACCCTCACATTGTGAAGTCAAACAATGCTGAGCTACGACTGCGCTGGGCCCAGATTGTTGCAAAAAATATGTATCAGCCAGGATATAAACATGTACGCAGCTTCCTCAGCAGCCAG GGAAAGCAGAAGTACACTCTTCCTGTATATCGTGCTCTTTGGAATGGATCAGAGGAGACTAAATCTCTGGCTACCGAGATATTCAGTGCTACCTCTCATCAGCTTCATGTTAATGTCCGCAATTATGTGAAGAAGATTATCACCTAA